The following are from one region of the Klebsiella aerogenes genome:
- the rluC gene encoding 23S rRNA pseudouridine(955/2504/2580) synthase RluC yields MKTETPTVKMVAISADEAGQRIDNFLRTQLKGVPKSMIYRILRKGEVRVNKKRVKPEYKLEDGDEVRIPPVRVAEREEEAVSPHLQKVAALTDVILYEDDHILVLNKPSGTAVHGGSGLSFGVIEGLRALRPEARFLELVHRLDRDTSGVLLVAKKRSALRSLHEQLREKGMQKDYLALVRGQWQSHTKVVQAPLLKNILQSGERIVRVSQEGKPSETRFKVEERYAFATLVRCSPVTGRTHQIRVHTQYAGHPIAFDDRYGDREFDKQLSGTGLNRLFLHAAALKFTHPGTGEVMRIEAPLDDQLKRCLQVLRNSK; encoded by the coding sequence ATGAAAACTGAGACCCCAACCGTAAAAATGGTTGCCATTTCCGCCGATGAAGCGGGGCAACGTATCGACAACTTTTTGCGTACGCAACTCAAAGGCGTACCAAAGAGCATGATTTACCGCATCCTGCGTAAAGGCGAGGTGCGGGTGAACAAAAAACGCGTCAAGCCGGAATACAAGCTGGAAGATGGCGATGAGGTCCGTATCCCGCCGGTGCGAGTTGCCGAGCGTGAAGAAGAGGCCGTTTCGCCGCACCTGCAAAAAGTGGCGGCGTTGACCGATGTGATCCTGTATGAAGACGATCATATTCTGGTGCTCAATAAACCTTCCGGCACGGCGGTACACGGCGGTAGCGGTCTGAGTTTCGGGGTGATTGAAGGCCTGCGCGCGTTGCGCCCTGAGGCCCGTTTCCTTGAGCTGGTCCACCGTCTCGACCGCGATACCTCCGGCGTTCTGCTGGTAGCGAAAAAACGCTCGGCGCTGCGTTCATTACACGAGCAACTGCGTGAGAAGGGGATGCAGAAGGATTATCTGGCGTTAGTTCGCGGTCAGTGGCAGTCTCATACGAAGGTGGTACAGGCGCCGCTGCTGAAAAATATTCTGCAGAGCGGCGAGCGTATTGTTCGCGTGAGTCAGGAAGGCAAACCATCGGAAACGCGCTTTAAAGTGGAAGAGCGTTATGCGTTCGCCACGCTGGTGCGTTGCAGCCCGGTCACGGGACGTACGCATCAGATTCGCGTACACACTCAGTATGCAGGCCACCCGATTGCTTTTGATGATCGCTATGGCGACCGTGAGTTCGACAAGCAGCTTTCAGGTACCGGGTTAAACCGCCTGTTCCTGCACGCCGCGGCGCTGAAGTTTACCCATCCTGGCACGGGTGAGGTGATGCGCATTGAGGCGCCATTGGATGACCAGCTGAAGCGCTGTTTACAGGTCTTACGCAACAGCAAATAA
- the rne gene encoding ribonuclease E translates to MKRMLINATQQEELRVALVDGQRLYDLDIESPGHEQKKANIYKGKITRIEPSLEAAFVDYGAERHGFLPLKEIAREYFPANYNSHGRPNIKDVLREGQEVIVQIDKEERGNKGAALTTFISLAGSYLVLMPNNPRAGGISRRIEGDDRTELKEALASLQLPDGMGLIVRTAGVGKSAEALQWDLSFRLKHWEAIQKAAESRPAPFLIHQESNVIVRAFRDYLRQDIGEILIDNPKVLELARQHIAALGRPDFSSKIKLYTGEIPLFSHYQIESQIESAFQREVRLPSGGSIVIDSTEALTAIDINSARATRGGDIEETAFNTNLEAADEIARQLRLRDLGGLIVIDFIDMTPVRHQRAVENRLREAVRQDRARIQISHISRFGLLEMSRQRLSPSLGESSHHVCPRCSGTGTVRDNESLSLSILRLIEEEALKENTKEVHAIVPVPIASYLLNEKRAAVSAIETRQSDIRVIIVPNDEMQTPHYSVLRVRKGEETSTLSYLLPKLHEEEMAVPSDEEPAERKRREEPALAAFVMPDAPPAPVQEEAVAAPAVAKAAAASGATTAAPAQPGLLSRFFGALKNLFSGAEEAKPAEVQVEKKTEEKPERQQERRKPRANNRRDRNDRRDNRDNRDNRDNRADNTEGRESRESREENRRNRREKQQQNADVRESRQTASDESDKGKSRDEQQQPRRERNRRRNDDKRQAQQEAKAQTREEPVAQQETEQEERVQSMPRRKPRQLTQKIRFESAETEQVVETVAEQAQETAAPRTDLAKVDLPAVVEAAAEQDDNGEARESNGMPRRSRRSPRHLRVSGQRRRRYRDERYPTQSPMPLAIACASPELASGKAWIRYPITRPQDQQQEEVPVQETTNVEPIITPVVAPEPVAEAIVPVVAAETVMTETVAAEPLNEPVAEAAAVETPVVEDAAVVEETVVPQASENEPVAPVVAETEAAEPEATAVEAAIEQPVVVAEETVVVEETPVVATVAAAPMVTAAPAAAAQPAPVATRHATAPMTRAPAPDYVPEAPRHSDWVRPPFAFDGKGSAGGHSATHQATAEATRPQPVE, encoded by the coding sequence ATGAAAAGAATGTTAATCAACGCAACTCAGCAGGAAGAGTTGCGCGTCGCCCTTGTTGATGGGCAGCGCCTGTACGACCTGGATATCGAAAGCCCCGGGCACGAACAGAAAAAAGCGAACATCTACAAAGGCAAAATCACACGTATTGAACCTAGCCTTGAGGCCGCGTTTGTCGATTACGGCGCCGAGCGTCATGGTTTCCTCCCCCTCAAAGAAATTGCCCGCGAATACTTCCCTGCCAATTACAATTCTCATGGCCGTCCTAACATCAAGGACGTTCTGCGTGAAGGTCAGGAAGTCATTGTACAGATTGATAAAGAAGAACGTGGCAACAAAGGCGCCGCGCTGACGACCTTTATCAGCCTGGCGGGCAGCTACCTGGTACTGATGCCGAATAACCCTCGCGCCGGCGGTATTTCTCGCCGTATCGAAGGCGACGATCGTACCGAGCTGAAAGAAGCGCTGGCTAGCCTGCAACTGCCGGATGGCATGGGCCTCATCGTACGTACCGCGGGCGTCGGCAAATCAGCCGAAGCGCTGCAGTGGGACCTGAGCTTCCGCCTGAAGCACTGGGAAGCTATCCAGAAAGCCGCTGAAAGCCGCCCTGCGCCATTCCTGATCCACCAGGAAAGCAACGTTATTGTTCGTGCCTTCCGCGACTATCTGCGCCAGGACATCGGCGAAATCCTGATTGATAACCCGAAAGTGCTTGAGCTGGCGCGCCAGCACATCGCCGCGCTCGGCCGTCCGGATTTCAGCAGCAAAATCAAACTGTACACCGGTGAAATCCCGCTGTTCAGCCACTACCAAATTGAATCGCAGATCGAATCCGCTTTCCAGCGTGAAGTTCGCCTGCCGTCCGGCGGTTCTATCGTTATCGATAGCACCGAAGCCTTGACCGCTATCGACATCAACTCCGCTCGCGCCACCCGCGGCGGCGATATCGAAGAGACCGCGTTTAATACCAACCTGGAAGCGGCGGATGAAATCGCTCGCCAGCTGCGTCTGCGCGACCTCGGCGGCCTGATCGTTATCGACTTCATCGATATGACCCCGGTACGCCACCAGCGCGCGGTGGAAAATCGCCTGCGCGAAGCCGTTCGTCAGGACCGCGCGCGTATCCAGATCAGCCATATTTCACGTTTCGGCCTGCTGGAGATGTCCCGCCAGCGTCTGAGCCCATCGTTGGGCGAGTCCAGCCACCACGTGTGCCCGCGTTGTAGCGGTACCGGTACCGTGCGTGATAACGAATCGCTGTCGCTCTCTATTCTGCGTCTGATTGAAGAAGAAGCGCTGAAAGAGAACACCAAAGAAGTTCACGCCATTGTTCCGGTGCCGATTGCGTCTTACCTGCTTAACGAGAAGCGCGCCGCTGTTAGCGCCATTGAAACTCGCCAGAGCGACATTCGCGTTATCATCGTCCCGAACGACGAGATGCAAACCCCGCACTACTCCGTCCTGCGCGTACGTAAAGGTGAAGAGACCTCTACCCTGAGCTATCTGCTGCCGAAACTGCACGAAGAAGAGATGGCAGTGCCGTCTGACGAAGAGCCCGCGGAACGCAAACGTCGTGAGGAACCGGCTCTCGCCGCATTCGTCATGCCGGATGCGCCGCCAGCGCCGGTACAGGAAGAAGCCGTTGCCGCTCCGGCCGTGGCGAAAGCCGCCGCAGCCTCTGGTGCGACAACCGCTGCGCCAGCTCAGCCAGGCCTGCTGTCTCGCTTCTTCGGCGCACTGAAAAACCTCTTCTCTGGCGCGGAAGAAGCCAAACCGGCTGAAGTCCAGGTCGAGAAGAAAACCGAAGAGAAACCGGAACGTCAGCAAGAACGTCGCAAACCGCGCGCCAACAATCGCCGCGATCGTAACGACCGCCGTGACAATCGTGATAATCGCGACAACCGTGATAACCGCGCGGATAACACCGAAGGCCGTGAATCTCGTGAATCCCGCGAGGAGAACCGTCGCAATCGCCGCGAGAAACAGCAGCAGAATGCCGACGTGCGTGAATCACGCCAAACCGCAAGCGACGAGTCTGATAAAGGCAAATCCCGCGATGAGCAGCAGCAACCGCGCCGCGAACGCAACCGTCGTCGTAATGACGACAAGCGTCAGGCACAGCAGGAAGCAAAAGCGCAGACCCGCGAAGAGCCGGTAGCGCAGCAGGAAACTGAACAGGAAGAACGCGTTCAGAGCATGCCGCGTCGTAAGCCGCGTCAGCTGACGCAGAAAATCCGCTTTGAATCCGCAGAAACAGAGCAGGTTGTCGAAACCGTTGCCGAACAGGCGCAGGAAACTGCCGCGCCGCGTACCGATCTGGCGAAAGTCGATCTGCCGGCGGTGGTTGAAGCTGCCGCTGAGCAGGATGACAACGGCGAAGCGCGCGAATCTAACGGTATGCCGCGTCGTTCCCGTCGCTCTCCGCGCCACCTGCGCGTAAGCGGCCAGCGTCGCCGTCGCTACCGCGATGAACGTTACCCGACCCAGTCGCCGATGCCGCTGGCTATTGCCTGCGCTTCGCCGGAACTGGCCTCAGGTAAAGCATGGATCCGTTACCCGATTACCCGCCCGCAGGATCAACAGCAGGAAGAGGTACCGGTTCAGGAAACAACCAACGTTGAACCTATCATCACGCCGGTCGTTGCCCCAGAACCGGTAGCGGAAGCTATCGTTCCGGTCGTGGCGGCGGAAACCGTCATGACTGAAACCGTCGCCGCAGAGCCTCTCAACGAACCGGTAGCGGAAGCCGCCGCGGTTGAAACGCCAGTTGTTGAAGACGCTGCCGTCGTTGAAGAAACCGTTGTTCCGCAGGCGAGCGAAAACGAACCAGTCGCACCGGTCGTTGCAGAAACTGAAGCCGCTGAACCGGAAGCGACCGCTGTCGAAGCCGCCATTGAGCAGCCGGTTGTTGTTGCTGAAGAGACCGTGGTAGTGGAAGAAACGCCGGTTGTCGCCACGGTTGCAGCCGCGCCGATGGTTACCGCCGCGCCGGCTGCTGCTGCACAACCAGCACCGGTGGCAACTCGCCACGCCACCGCGCCGATGACCCGCGCGCCGGCTCCGGACTATGTGCCGGAAGCGCCGCGCCACAGCGATTGGGTTCGCCCGCCGTTTGCCTTCGATGGTAAAGGTTCAGCAGGCGGCCACAGCGCCACTCATCAGGCCACCGCGGAAGCAACCCGTCCGCAACCTGTAGAGTAA
- a CDS encoding LysR family transcriptional regulator, producing the protein MKQAGAVDSVVVKRLYVIRIGKMEMKKQERIDRIELMRTFIRIVEAGSLSTAAVQINTTQATVSRRLQSLERLLGARLVLRTTHAMKLTDDGERCYQHARRLVDSWLALEDDLRIVEDRPVGVLRVRAPHAFGQQQLLGPLVSFLQRYPELAVEWMLNDKTVDFLSDNIDCAIRVGAEVDPATVSVLLAVVPRSLVVSPALLARYPELSEPQLMSTLPWVAISTFYQHEVTLQHQADGQQMSFAIVPCLSTDSVYVARNTALAGLGAAIVSSWAVEEDIASGRLIELFPQWRASPLPVHLVYPWARYYPTRLRKFLDLMREVMPQVAGMQRPDEKE; encoded by the coding sequence CTGAAGCAGGCTGGCGCGGTAGATAGCGTGGTGGTAAAACGGTTATACGTAATACGTATAGGCAAAATGGAAATGAAGAAGCAAGAGCGTATAGATCGGATTGAGTTGATGCGGACGTTTATTCGTATTGTTGAAGCCGGGTCGCTGTCGACCGCTGCCGTGCAGATAAATACCACTCAGGCCACGGTCAGCCGCCGTCTACAGTCGCTGGAAAGGCTGCTCGGCGCGAGGCTTGTTCTACGTACTACTCATGCGATGAAATTGACCGATGACGGCGAGCGATGCTACCAACATGCGCGACGACTGGTGGACAGTTGGCTGGCGCTGGAGGACGATCTGCGTATCGTAGAAGATCGTCCGGTTGGCGTACTGCGGGTACGTGCGCCGCACGCTTTCGGTCAGCAGCAGCTCTTGGGGCCGCTGGTCAGCTTTTTGCAGCGCTATCCAGAGCTGGCGGTAGAGTGGATGCTTAATGATAAAACCGTTGATTTTCTTAGCGATAATATCGATTGTGCCATCCGCGTTGGCGCAGAAGTCGACCCGGCGACGGTGTCGGTTCTGTTAGCGGTGGTTCCCCGGAGCCTTGTCGTGTCGCCTGCGCTGTTGGCGCGCTATCCCGAGTTGAGTGAGCCGCAGCTGATGTCGACGCTGCCGTGGGTGGCCATTAGTACCTTTTACCAGCACGAAGTGACGTTGCAACATCAGGCTGACGGGCAACAGATGAGCTTTGCGATCGTGCCGTGTCTGAGCACGGATAGCGTTTATGTCGCGCGTAACACGGCGTTGGCGGGGTTAGGCGCGGCAATAGTCTCCAGTTGGGCGGTGGAAGAGGATATTGCGAGCGGACGGCTGATTGAGCTATTTCCGCAATGGCGGGCTTCGCCGCTGCCGGTACACCTGGTCTATCCGTGGGCGCGCTACTATCCGACGCGTCTACGTAAGTTTCTTGATTTAATGCGTGAAGTGATGCCGCAGGTGGCGGGAATGCAGCGACCGGATGAAAAGGAATAA
- a CDS encoding MFS transporter, translated as MTPLPLSSREAGWVIFILALGAGFSVASIYYAQPLLPLIGANLHLSVEGMGLIPTLTQAGYALGILFLLPLGDRHDRRTLILLKSAALALLLLLCSLTGQLTSLLVVSLLIGMAATMAQDIVPAAAILAPAGKQGKMVGTVMTGLLLGILLSRTVSGLVGALFGWRVMYQAAAVSIALIGLLMWRVLPRFEIHSTLRYPQLLKSMAHLWQRYPALRHAAFAQGFLSIAFSAFWSTLAVMLAEHYQMGSAVAGGFGVAGAAGALAAPLAGGLADKFGAGRVTQLGAALVTVSFALMLALPALPVHGQLALIALSAIGFDLGLQSSLVAHQNLVYSLEPQARGRLNALLFTVVFIGMALGSVLGSKLYVLAGWGGVVTLAVISGAIALIIRLLENARLQAVGRTAR; from the coding sequence ATGACACCACTTCCTTTATCCAGCCGCGAGGCCGGCTGGGTGATTTTTATTCTTGCGCTCGGCGCGGGCTTCAGCGTGGCATCGATTTACTACGCCCAGCCGCTGCTGCCGTTAATTGGCGCCAATCTGCATCTCAGCGTTGAAGGAATGGGCCTCATACCCACGCTAACGCAAGCGGGTTATGCGTTGGGTATTTTATTTCTGCTGCCGCTGGGCGACCGCCACGACCGTAGAACGCTTATTCTGCTGAAAAGCGCGGCGCTGGCGCTACTGTTGCTGCTTTGTAGTCTGACCGGGCAACTCACCTCGTTGCTGGTTGTCAGCCTGCTGATCGGGATGGCGGCAACCATGGCGCAGGATATTGTGCCAGCGGCGGCCATCCTGGCACCCGCCGGTAAGCAAGGTAAAATGGTTGGCACGGTGATGACCGGTCTGCTGCTGGGGATCCTGCTCTCACGGACGGTCAGCGGCCTGGTAGGCGCGTTATTCGGCTGGCGGGTTATGTATCAGGCGGCGGCGGTCAGTATTGCGTTGATTGGCCTGCTGATGTGGCGCGTCCTGCCGCGCTTTGAGATCCACTCTACCCTGCGTTATCCGCAATTGCTGAAATCGATGGCGCATCTGTGGCAACGCTATCCCGCGCTGCGCCACGCCGCCTTTGCCCAGGGCTTCTTGTCCATCGCGTTTAGCGCCTTCTGGTCAACGCTGGCCGTCATGCTCGCCGAACATTACCAGATGGGCAGCGCGGTGGCTGGCGGTTTCGGTGTCGCCGGAGCCGCAGGGGCGCTGGCGGCGCCGCTGGCAGGCGGTCTGGCGGATAAATTTGGTGCAGGCAGAGTCACCCAACTCGGCGCGGCGCTGGTGACCGTGTCATTTGCCTTGATGTTAGCGCTGCCTGCCCTGCCGGTACATGGCCAACTGGCGCTGATTGCGCTATCAGCTATCGGGTTTGACCTCGGTCTGCAATCGAGCCTGGTGGCGCACCAGAATCTGGTTTACAGCCTGGAACCACAGGCGCGAGGTCGACTTAACGCCCTGTTGTTCACCGTCGTCTTTATCGGTATGGCGCTGGGTTCCGTATTGGGAAGCAAGCTGTACGTGCTGGCCGGTTGGGGCGGTGTGGTGACTCTGGCGGTCATTAGCGGCGCGATCGCCCTTATTATCCGCCTGTTGGAAAATGCCCGGCTACAGGCCGTCGGGCGCACCGCGAGATAA
- the murJ gene encoding murein biosynthesis integral membrane protein MurJ, whose protein sequence is MNLLKSLAAVSSMTMFSRVLGFARDAIVARIFGAGMATDAFFVAFKLPNLLRRIFAEGAFSQAFVPILAEYKSKQGEDATRVFISYVSGLLTLVLALVTVLGMLAAPWVITITAPGFADTPDKFALTTQLLRITFPYILLISLASLVGAILNTWNRFSVPAFAPTFLNVSMIGFALFAAPYFHPPMLAMAWAVTVGGILQLAYQLPHLKKIGMLVLPRVNLKDAGAIRVVKQMGPAILGVSVSQISLIINTIFASFLVSGSVSWMYYADRLMEFPSGVLGVALGTILLPSLSKSFASGNHDEYCRLMDWGLRLCFLLALPSAVALGILAKPLTVSLFQYGKFNAFDAAMTQRALVAYSVGLMGLIVVKVLAPGFYSRQDIKTPVKIAIITLIMTQVMNLAFIGPLKHAGLSLSIGLAACLNAALLYWQLRKQKIFTPQPGWFMFLLRLVIAVLVMAAALLGMMYLMPEWSQGTMPFRLMRLMAVVVTGVVAYFATLLLLGFRLKEFTRRTI, encoded by the coding sequence ATGAATCTTTTAAAATCATTAGCGGCAGTCAGCTCGATGACCATGTTCTCGCGCGTGCTGGGCTTTGCGCGCGATGCGATTGTCGCGCGTATTTTCGGCGCAGGGATGGCCACTGACGCCTTTTTTGTCGCGTTCAAATTACCAAACCTTTTACGACGCATTTTTGCTGAAGGCGCCTTTTCCCAGGCGTTTGTGCCGATCCTGGCCGAATATAAGAGCAAGCAGGGCGAGGATGCAACGCGTGTGTTTATCTCTTACGTCTCCGGGCTGTTGACGCTGGTGCTGGCGTTGGTCACGGTGCTGGGGATGCTTGCCGCGCCGTGGGTTATCACCATTACCGCTCCCGGCTTTGCCGATACGCCGGATAAATTTGCGCTGACCACGCAGTTGTTGCGCATCACCTTTCCTTATATTTTATTGATTTCACTGGCATCACTGGTAGGGGCGATTCTTAACACCTGGAACCGTTTCTCGGTTCCTGCCTTTGCGCCGACCTTCCTTAATGTCAGTATGATCGGCTTTGCGTTGTTCGCCGCGCCTTATTTCCATCCGCCGATGCTGGCGATGGCGTGGGCGGTGACCGTGGGCGGTATTCTGCAACTGGCGTATCAACTGCCACATCTGAAAAAAATCGGCATGCTGGTGCTGCCGCGCGTCAACCTGAAAGATGCCGGGGCGATTCGCGTCGTAAAGCAGATGGGACCGGCGATTCTCGGTGTCTCTGTCAGCCAAATCTCGCTCATTATTAACACTATTTTTGCCTCTTTCCTGGTTTCCGGTTCGGTATCGTGGATGTACTACGCGGATCGACTGATGGAATTCCCTTCTGGCGTGCTAGGCGTCGCCTTGGGGACTATCCTGTTGCCGTCGCTGTCAAAAAGTTTCGCCAGCGGTAACCATGATGAGTACTGCCGCCTGATGGATTGGGGGTTGCGCCTGTGCTTCCTGCTGGCGTTGCCAAGCGCGGTGGCATTGGGCATCCTTGCTAAACCGCTGACGGTCTCGCTGTTCCAGTATGGTAAATTCAACGCTTTTGATGCGGCGATGACGCAGCGTGCGCTGGTGGCTTACTCGGTCGGGCTGATGGGGTTGATTGTGGTGAAAGTGTTGGCGCCGGGCTTTTATTCGCGCCAGGATATCAAAACGCCGGTCAAAATCGCCATTATCACCTTGATTATGACGCAGGTAATGAACCTGGCATTTATTGGCCCGCTGAAGCATGCCGGGCTGTCGCTGTCGATCGGCCTGGCGGCCTGTCTGAACGCCGCGCTGCTCTACTGGCAGTTGCGTAAGCAGAAAATCTTCACGCCGCAGCCGGGCTGGTTCATGTTCCTGCTGCGTCTGGTGATTGCGGTGCTGGTCATGGCCGCGGCGCTACTTGGCATGATGTACCTGATGCCGGAGTGGTCGCAGGGGACGATGCCGTTCCGCCTGATGCGTCTGATGGCTGTGGTAGTCACGGGTGTGGTCGCTTATTTCGCAACCTTGCTGCTGCTGGGCTTCCGCCTGAAAGAGTTTACCCGCCGCACGATCTAA
- a CDS encoding Gfo/Idh/MocA family oxidoreductase gives MTAKLRVGVVGLGGIAQKAWLPVLGAADGWTLQAAWSPGKEKALRICETWRIPYAESLDALAAQCDAVFVHTSTASHYEVVHRLLNAGVHVCVDKPLADKLSDAESLVELATRRRLTLMVGFNRRFAPLYRELKAHLNEAASLRMDKHRSDSVGNDLRFTLLDDYLHVVDTALWLAGDKARLDGGILQTSAQGEMLYAEHHFSAAQLQITTSMHRRAGSQREWVQAVTDGGLYEVGDMREWQEERGSGLVRRPAPGWQTTLEQRGFDGCARHFIECVQNQTVPETAGEQALLAQRIVEKLWREAMSE, from the coding sequence GTGACGGCGAAATTACGCGTAGGCGTGGTTGGATTAGGCGGTATTGCGCAAAAAGCCTGGCTGCCGGTGCTCGGCGCCGCCGATGGCTGGACGCTACAGGCGGCCTGGTCGCCAGGTAAAGAGAAAGCGCTGCGTATCTGCGAGACCTGGCGTATCCCGTATGCTGAGTCGCTGGATGCGCTGGCGGCGCAATGCGATGCGGTCTTTGTGCATACGTCAACGGCTTCACATTATGAGGTGGTTCATCGTCTGCTGAATGCCGGGGTTCATGTGTGCGTTGATAAACCGCTGGCGGATAAGCTTAGCGACGCTGAGTCGTTGGTCGAACTGGCGACTCGTCGTCGGCTGACGTTAATGGTGGGATTCAACCGCCGTTTTGCGCCGCTGTACCGTGAACTGAAAGCGCATCTAAATGAAGCTGCTTCGTTGCGGATGGATAAACATCGTAGCGATAGCGTGGGCAACGATCTGCGATTTACCCTCCTGGATGATTATTTGCATGTTGTCGATACCGCGCTATGGCTGGCGGGCGACAAAGCGCGCCTTGACGGCGGCATTCTGCAAACCAGCGCGCAGGGTGAAATGCTCTATGCCGAACACCACTTCAGCGCGGCTCAACTGCAGATAACGACCAGCATGCACCGTCGTGCAGGGAGCCAGCGCGAATGGGTACAGGCGGTAACCGATGGCGGGCTGTACGAGGTGGGCGATATGCGCGAGTGGCAGGAGGAACGTGGTAGCGGCCTCGTGCGGCGTCCGGCGCCCGGTTGGCAAACGACGCTCGAACAGCGTGGATTTGACGGTTGCGCGCGTCATTTCATCGAATGTGTGCAAAATCAGACTGTTCCCGAAACCGCGGGCGAACAGGCGCTTCTGGCACAGCGCATCGTCGAGAAGCTGTGGCGCGAAGCGATGAGTGAATAA
- a CDS encoding YceH family protein, producing MKYQLTAHEARVIGCLLEKQVTTPEQYPLSVNAVVTACNQKTNREPVLSLAESDVQDLLDELVKRHYLRTVSGFGNRVTKYEQRFCNSEFGDLKLTAAEVAIVATLLLRGAQTPGELRSRAQRMYEFRDMAEVENTLENLANREDGPYVARLPREPGKRESRYMHLFCDDMDSLITAVEAVSPPNDDLQTRVEALEDEVAELKVRLDSLLAHLGE from the coding sequence ATGAAATATCAGTTAACCGCGCATGAAGCGCGCGTCATTGGCTGCCTGCTGGAGAAACAGGTCACGACGCCGGAACAGTATCCGCTGTCGGTCAATGCGGTGGTCACCGCCTGTAACCAGAAAACGAATCGCGAGCCGGTGCTATCGCTGGCTGAAAGTGATGTGCAGGATCTGCTGGATGAACTGGTCAAACGTCATTACCTGCGTACGGTAAGCGGTTTTGGCAACCGGGTGACCAAATATGAACAGCGCTTCTGCAACTCTGAATTCGGCGATCTTAAGCTGACGGCGGCCGAAGTCGCTATCGTCGCCACCCTGTTGCTGCGTGGGGCGCAAACGCCGGGCGAGCTACGCAGCCGCGCGCAGCGGATGTATGAATTCCGCGATATGGCTGAGGTGGAAAATACCCTTGAGAACCTGGCCAATCGCGAAGATGGCCCGTATGTCGCCCGGCTACCGCGTGAGCCCGGTAAACGTGAAAGCCGCTATATGCACCTGTTCTGCGACGATATGGATTCGTTGATTACCGCGGTAGAAGCCGTTTCGCCGCCGAATGACGATCTGCAGACAAGGGTCGAAGCGCTGGAAGATGAAGTGGCTGAGCTCAAAGTTCGACTTGATTCATTACTGGCACATTTAGGAGAGTAA
- the rimJ gene encoding ribosomal protein S5-alanine N-acetyltransferase, producing MFGYRSNVPKVRLTTDRLVVRLVHDRDAWRLADYYAENKGFLKPWEPVRDESHCYPSGWQARLSMIAEFHKQGSAFYFALLDPDEKEIIGVANFSNVVRGSFHACYLGYSIGEKWQGQGLMYEALIAAIRYMQRTQHVHRIMANYMPHNKRSGDLLARLGFEKEGYAKDYLLIDGQWRDHVLTALTAPDWTPGR from the coding sequence ATGTTTGGCTATCGCAGTAACGTGCCTAAGGTGCGTTTGACGACGGACCGGCTGGTGGTGAGGCTGGTTCACGATCGTGACGCCTGGCGTCTGGCTGATTACTACGCGGAGAACAAAGGGTTCCTGAAACCCTGGGAGCCGGTACGTGATGAAAGCCACTGTTATCCCTCTGGCTGGCAGGCGCGCTTATCGATGATTGCGGAGTTTCATAAACAGGGCTCGGCATTCTATTTCGCACTCCTCGATCCCGATGAGAAAGAAATTATTGGCGTGGCGAATTTTTCTAACGTGGTGCGCGGCTCTTTCCATGCTTGTTACCTTGGCTATTCCATTGGCGAGAAGTGGCAAGGGCAGGGGCTGATGTATGAGGCGCTGATCGCGGCGATTCGTTATATGCAACGCACGCAGCATGTTCATCGCATCATGGCAAACTATATGCCGCATAACAAACGCAGCGGCGACCTGCTTGCCCGCCTCGGTTTTGAAAAAGAGGGTTACGCGAAAGACTATCTGCTCATCGATGGCCAATGGCGCGACCATGTATTGACGGCGTTGACGGCCCCAGACTGGACTCCGGGTCGCTAA